A region from the Euwallacea similis isolate ESF13 chromosome 23, ESF131.1, whole genome shotgun sequence genome encodes:
- the LOC136416434 gene encoding cold shock domain-containing protein CG9705 translates to MSEGDLSHLIPSPLITKRTRSNSTCERILKNNVLYGNIKHFCRAKGHGFISPEDGSADIFVHISDIEDEYIPLAGDRVKYQLCPIPPKFEKFQAVHVHIVELKPAIHKKWEQLD, encoded by the exons ATGTCTGAAGGAGATCTGAGCCATTTAATTCCCAGTCCTCTAATCACTAAGAGGACAAGATCCAATTCTAC TTGTGAGAGGATAttgaaaaacaatgttttataTGGGAACATCAAGCACTTCTGTCGTGCAAAAGGACATGGGTTTATATCTCCCGAAGATGGCAGTGCTGATATTTTCGTGCATATATCTGA TATAGAGGATGAATACATACCACTTGCAGGTGACAGAGTCAAATATCAGCTATGTCCAATACCAccgaagtttgaaaaatttcaagcagTGCATGTTCACATTGTGGAGTTAAAACCTGCCATTCATAAAAAATGGGAGCAGCTGGATTAA